The Lysinibacillus pakistanensis genome includes a window with the following:
- a CDS encoding winged helix-turn-helix transcriptional regulator codes for MTRNKQRPFDFTLSLIGGKWKMKIMYELSSETILRYGELKRKIPAITHKMLSSQLSELEKSGIIHRKEYPQIPPKVEYSLTQKGESLMPILEEMCKWGVTNQI; via the coding sequence ATGACACGTAACAAACAAAGACCATTTGACTTCACATTATCGTTAATCGGTGGCAAGTGGAAAATGAAAATAATGTATGAATTATCTTCCGAAACGATTTTACGTTATGGAGAGTTAAAGCGGAAAATTCCTGCTATCACTCACAAAATGTTAAGTTCTCAGCTAAGCGAACTAGAGAAATCTGGAATTATTCATAGAAAAGAATACCCTCAAATTCCACCAAAAGTGGAATACTCCTTAACGCAAAAAGGAGAGAGTTTAATGCCAATATTAGAGGAAATGTGCAAATGGGGTGTGACAAATCAAATATAA
- the uxuA gene encoding mannonate dehydratase — protein MNMTFRWYGRGNDTVKLEDVKQIPNVKGIVWALHHLPAGEVWTKEAIQDEVDYIHSFGFHTDVVESVNVHEDIKLGLPTRDQYIENYKQSIRNLGEVGVKVICYNFMPVFDWTRTDLFHPLEDGSTALYFDKEKVMNLDPQELVNEVRASSDLTLPGWEPERLARLSELFEQYKEVDEAKLWDNLAYFLQAILPVAEEAGIQMAIHPDDPPYSIFGLPRIITGAESYEKLIKISDSVANGFTFCSGSMGADSQNDMVAIAEKYAYRAPFAHIRNVKIMENGSFFETSHFTSDGSIDIKNIVRTLNDQNYEGYVRPDHGRHIWGEQCRPGYGLYDRALGIMYLNGLWDAYENLKK, from the coding sequence ATGAATATGACGTTTAGATGGTACGGTCGTGGCAATGATACAGTGAAATTAGAAGATGTAAAACAAATTCCAAATGTAAAAGGAATTGTTTGGGCATTACATCATCTACCAGCTGGGGAAGTATGGACAAAAGAGGCCATTCAAGATGAAGTTGACTATATACATTCTTTTGGATTCCATACAGATGTCGTAGAAAGTGTCAATGTCCATGAGGATATTAAACTAGGATTGCCAACACGTGATCAATATATTGAAAACTATAAACAATCTATTCGCAACCTAGGCGAGGTTGGTGTCAAGGTCATTTGCTATAACTTCATGCCTGTATTTGATTGGACACGTACAGACCTATTCCATCCATTAGAAGATGGCTCAACGGCTCTCTATTTTGATAAGGAAAAGGTAATGAATTTAGATCCACAAGAACTAGTGAATGAAGTAAGGGCTTCTTCGGATTTAACCCTTCCAGGATGGGAACCAGAACGATTAGCCCGACTTTCAGAATTATTCGAGCAGTACAAGGAAGTAGATGAAGCCAAACTTTGGGACAACTTAGCTTATTTCTTACAAGCCATTTTACCAGTTGCAGAAGAAGCAGGTATTCAAATGGCAATTCATCCAGATGATCCACCGTATTCCATCTTTGGCTTACCGCGCATTATTACGGGAGCAGAAAGCTATGAAAAATTAATTAAAATCTCTGATTCAGTGGCAAATGGTTTTACGTTCTGCTCAGGTTCAATGGGAGCAGATTCACAAAATGATATGGTTGCAATTGCTGAAAAATATGCATATCGTGCTCCATTTGCCCATATTCGCAATGTGAAAATTATGGAAAATGGTAGTTTCTTTGAAACATCGCATTTTACATCTGATGGTTCAATTGATATTAAAAATATTGTTCGCACATTAAATGATCAAAACTATGAAGGCTATGTACGTCCAGATCATGGTCGTCATATTTGGGGAGAACAATGTCGTCCAGGCTATGGTTTATATGATCGAGCACTTGGCATTATGTATTTAAATGGTCTTTGGGATGCTTATGAAAATCTAAAGAAATAG
- a CDS encoding ABC transporter permease, translating into MIKQIARMYMLESIRNPGMAIGNLLPGFMFMTVSFFAKSVMTEESFEFLIKGQFLPISIIMLIFFFSFSSATIYLADMKANKTLQWVQRTGIKPHNYYIGMGIGVFTLLNLFLVLLLTGYSFIIDISLSSFLLVILMSNFVLLAMYPLSFILAGLFKNEKVATSMLVPIMMLFMFSIQMTSMFLTLAGKNPQDYFIFLIWNPMLYLYDSLQVSLNLMGETWLPQYQYCIILAVLSLVLATIAKKVYSSK; encoded by the coding sequence ATGATTAAGCAAATTGCGCGTATGTATATGTTGGAAAGTATTCGTAACCCAGGAATGGCTATTGGAAATTTGTTACCGGGATTTATGTTTATGACTGTATCATTTTTTGCTAAAAGCGTGATGACTGAAGAATCATTTGAATTTTTGATTAAAGGTCAGTTTTTACCGATTTCTATAATTATGCTAATCTTCTTCTTTTCTTTTTCTAGTGCTACAATCTATTTAGCTGATATGAAAGCCAATAAAACCCTTCAATGGGTGCAGCGTACAGGCATTAAGCCACACAATTACTATATAGGGATGGGAATTGGTGTCTTTACATTATTAAACCTATTTTTAGTGTTACTACTCACTGGTTATTCATTTATAATTGATATTTCTTTATCATCATTTCTGCTAGTTATTTTAATGAGTAATTTTGTATTACTGGCAATGTATCCATTGAGCTTTATATTGGCAGGTCTATTTAAAAATGAAAAAGTAGCAACAAGTATGCTTGTACCAATTATGATGTTATTTATGTTTTCCATACAAATGACATCGATGTTTTTAACATTAGCGGGGAAAAACCCTCAAGATTATTTTATTTTCCTAATTTGGAATCCGATGCTATATTTATATGATAGCTTGCAAGTATCGTTAAATTTAATGGGCGAAACATGGCTTCCACAATATCAATATTGTATAATTTTAGCAGTTCTAAGCTTGGTGTTAGCTACCATTGCAAAGAAAGTATACAGCAGTAAGTAG
- a CDS encoding winged helix-turn-helix transcriptional regulator, with translation MKMRDQYTCPLELTHDITRGKWKPMILWQLAKGPASLSQLVKDIQGITQKMLLEHLNDLMEFNIVEKTSFEGYPLKVEYRLSERGKKLYEAVEIMQNVGIQLMQEHGMEDFLRMRGFIE, from the coding sequence ATGAAAATGAGGGATCAATATACTTGTCCATTAGAATTAACCCACGATATAACACGAGGAAAATGGAAGCCTATGATTTTATGGCAACTTGCCAAAGGACCTGCATCTCTTTCACAGCTTGTTAAAGATATTCAAGGAATTACTCAAAAAATGTTATTAGAGCATCTAAACGATTTAATGGAATTCAACATTGTAGAAAAAACCTCTTTTGAAGGATATCCATTAAAAGTAGAGTATCGTTTAAGCGAGAGAGGCAAAAAACTATACGAAGCAGTAGAAATTATGCAAAATGTGGGCATTCAATTAATGCAGGAGCATGGAATGGAAGATTTCTTAAGAATGAGGGGATTCATTGAATAA
- a CDS encoding zinc-binding alcohol dehydrogenase family protein produces the protein MKALQVIKPFEMALIDVAEPVVTKPTDVLVQTEYVGICGSDMHIYHGSNPLATLPRVPGHEVVGRVLEVGQEVQGLKAGDKVVVEPIRYCGECYACRKGQPNVCEQLSVFGVHEDGGMRERFVVAEKQLHKVADHTPLEEAVLIEPYTIGAQAVYRGELQAGETLLIQGAGPIGICILKMAKLMDARVIISDLDPAKLSYAKELGADEVVNVNEQNLLEAVNQWTDGVGVNVSIDAVCIPLTFKNSIDAVSVAGRVVVLSFGEEAIELAPLPITKKELSIKGSRLQTFQFENVVKLVNAGKLQQQGLISHTFSLHEAKEAFEFIEKNPNEVRKVILKVGE, from the coding sequence ATGAAAGCACTACAAGTAATCAAACCTTTTGAAATGGCTTTAATTGATGTAGCGGAACCAGTGGTAACAAAGCCAACAGATGTCCTCGTTCAAACCGAATATGTTGGTATTTGCGGATCAGATATGCATATTTATCATGGCTCGAATCCATTAGCGACATTGCCTCGCGTGCCTGGGCATGAAGTTGTTGGACGTGTGTTAGAGGTTGGTCAGGAGGTGCAAGGATTAAAAGCTGGTGACAAAGTTGTTGTCGAACCGATTCGTTATTGTGGAGAGTGCTATGCTTGCCGTAAAGGACAACCAAATGTCTGCGAACAGCTTTCTGTTTTTGGTGTTCATGAAGATGGAGGTATGCGAGAGCGTTTTGTTGTGGCTGAAAAGCAATTGCATAAAGTAGCAGACCACACTCCTTTAGAAGAGGCAGTTTTAATCGAACCTTATACAATTGGCGCCCAAGCAGTATATCGTGGTGAATTACAAGCTGGTGAGACGCTATTGATTCAAGGGGCAGGGCCGATTGGCATTTGCATTTTAAAGATGGCTAAATTAATGGATGCACGCGTGATAATTTCTGATTTGGATCCAGCTAAGCTCTCTTACGCAAAAGAACTTGGTGCGGATGAAGTTGTAAATGTAAATGAACAAAATTTATTAGAGGCTGTTAATCAATGGACAGATGGAGTAGGCGTCAATGTATCTATTGATGCGGTATGTATTCCGCTAACTTTTAAGAATTCTATTGATGCTGTTTCAGTTGCTGGAAGAGTGGTAGTCCTTAGCTTTGGAGAGGAAGCTATTGAACTTGCTCCTCTACCAATTACGAAAAAGGAATTGTCAATAAAAGGGTCGCGTTTGCAAACATTCCAATTTGAAAACGTAGTGAAGCTTGTCAATGCTGGAAAGCTACAGCAACAAGGTTTAATTTCACATACTTTTTCATTACATGAAGCAAAAGAAGCCTTTGAATTTATAGAAAAAAACCCAAATGAAGTACGTAAAGTCATTTTAAAAGTAGGTGAGTAA
- a CDS encoding flavin reductase family protein, with the protein MSKEQKLIFNTMDLSEVEMYKLLRGSVVPRPIAWVSSKSKDGILNLAPFSFFTVASRNPPTLLISIGPGDNERKGSIKDTLTNIREVKEYIINMVPEQLGEAMYRSSASVEPEKNEFELAGVTVQNGTLLNIPAVLEAPISIELRLDQIIPIGGDHLVLGKVECVQIDEAIYAGNYKIAIDKWKPLANLAGDFAGLKPSFSFGKKGR; encoded by the coding sequence ATGTCTAAAGAACAGAAACTCATATTTAATACAATGGATTTGAGCGAGGTTGAGATGTATAAATTGTTAAGAGGCTCTGTGGTACCAAGACCAATTGCATGGGTTTCATCAAAAAGTAAGGATGGCATTTTAAATTTAGCGCCATTCAGCTTTTTTACTGTAGCCTCTCGAAATCCACCAACACTTTTGATCTCAATAGGACCAGGCGATAATGAACGAAAGGGAAGCATTAAGGATACGTTAACGAACATTCGTGAAGTAAAGGAATATATCATTAATATGGTACCTGAGCAGCTTGGGGAAGCGATGTATCGTTCATCGGCTAGTGTAGAGCCAGAGAAAAATGAGTTTGAGCTTGCAGGAGTGACTGTCCAGAATGGTACACTTTTGAATATCCCAGCAGTGCTAGAAGCGCCAATCTCAATAGAACTTAGGTTGGACCAAATTATTCCTATCGGTGGAGATCATCTAGTGCTTGGAAAAGTTGAATGTGTCCAAATAGATGAGGCAATCTATGCAGGAAACTATAAAATAGCTATCGATAAGTGGAAGCCACTTGCTAATTTGGCTGGTGACTTTGCCGGACTAAAGCCTTCATTTTCATTTGGAAAGAAAGGTAGATAA
- a CDS encoding bifunctional 2-keto-4-hydroxyglutarate aldolase/2-keto-3-deoxy-6-phosphogluconate aldolase, producing MQKIEILKALSDAKVVAVIRGSSPEEATEISKGAITGGIRAIEITYTTPFVEETFKALRHSDAIIGAGTVLDVETARHAILNGAKFVVSPSYNAAIAKLCNRYSVPYLPGCMTITEMVTALEGGSDIIKLFPGNQFEPSFIKTVKGPLPNITIMPTGGVGLANMHEWLNAGAVAVGIGSDLNKAFAKDGYEGVVAQAKAYMKNLSN from the coding sequence ATGCAAAAAATCGAAATTTTGAAAGCGTTGTCAGATGCAAAAGTTGTAGCTGTTATTCGCGGAAGTTCACCTGAAGAAGCGACAGAAATTTCAAAAGGTGCCATTACAGGTGGCATTCGAGCAATTGAAATAACGTATACAACACCATTTGTTGAAGAAACCTTTAAAGCATTACGCCATAGTGATGCAATAATTGGGGCAGGCACAGTATTGGATGTAGAGACTGCGCGCCACGCGATTTTAAACGGTGCAAAGTTTGTTGTTAGTCCAAGCTATAATGCTGCGATTGCAAAGCTTTGCAATCGCTATAGCGTACCGTACCTACCAGGGTGTATGACCATTACAGAAATGGTGACAGCACTTGAAGGTGGGAGTGACATTATTAAATTATTCCCAGGAAATCAATTTGAACCTAGCTTTATTAAAACGGTTAAAGGGCCACTTCCAAATATCACAATTATGCCTACAGGCGGTGTTGGTTTAGCTAATATGCATGAATGGTTAAATGCAGGTGCGGTCGCGGTAGGTATCGGTAGTGATTTAAATAAAGCATTTGCAAAAGATGGGTATGAAGGTGTTGTAGCTCAAGCAAAAGCGTATATGAAAAATCTATCAAACTAG
- a CDS encoding pyridoxamine 5'-phosphate oxidase family protein → MNNVQNSVNRLLEQQNTAFVGSIDHEGFPQVKAMLAPRVREGFHTFYFTTNTSSMRVAQFRNEQRASVYFCDQKRFEGVMFKGTMEVLEDLASKELIWQDGDTLYYPLGVTDPDYCVLKFTCLSGRYYNNFSSKTFEV, encoded by the coding sequence ATGAACAATGTACAGAATTCAGTTAACAGGCTGCTAGAACAGCAAAATACGGCATTCGTAGGCTCCATCGATCATGAGGGTTTTCCTCAAGTGAAGGCCATGCTTGCACCACGCGTAAGGGAGGGCTTTCATACTTTTTATTTTACAACAAATACGTCCTCTATGCGGGTAGCCCAATTCCGAAATGAACAAAGGGCAAGCGTTTACTTTTGCGATCAAAAGCGTTTTGAAGGGGTAATGTTCAAGGGAACTATGGAAGTGTTAGAGGATCTGGCATCTAAGGAGTTAATCTGGCAAGATGGCGATACACTTTATTATCCACTTGGTGTAACGGATCCTGATTACTGTGTATTAAAATTTACCTGCTTGTCTGGAAGATACTATAACAATTTTTCTTCCAAAACCTTTGAAGTGTAA
- a CDS encoding RNA polymerase sigma factor, translated as MEVYKNGDIEGFEQLYSRLYEPLYCFLFRYTREEQLSIDIVQDTFERLQYIKQDFDQQKGTVKAFLFQIAYRLMINKLNRRKKWRTLFPFLVPTENRRLSADEKLTVQEAILQLPEKQRAVILLVYYHDLPQEEIAQILSIPLGTVKSRLHNAIKTLKEELKEDFDA; from the coding sequence ATGGAGGTCTATAAAAATGGCGATATTGAGGGCTTTGAACAGCTCTATAGTCGTTTGTATGAGCCTCTATACTGCTTTTTATTTCGCTATACTCGTGAGGAGCAGCTAAGCATTGATATTGTACAAGATACCTTTGAGCGTTTACAATATATAAAGCAGGATTTTGATCAGCAAAAGGGAACAGTGAAGGCATTTTTATTTCAAATTGCTTATCGTTTAATGATCAATAAATTAAATCGACGCAAAAAGTGGCGCACACTCTTTCCATTTTTAGTACCAACGGAAAACCGTCGTCTATCAGCTGATGAAAAGTTAACAGTTCAAGAAGCTATACTTCAATTACCCGAAAAGCAACGAGCAGTTATTTTGCTTGTATATTATCATGATTTGCCACAGGAGGAAATTGCACAAATCTTGTCCATCCCACTTGGTACCGTTAAATCGAGATTACATAATGCGATAAAGACTTTAAAGGAAGAGCTAAAGGAGGATTTCGATGCTTAA
- a CDS encoding group-specific protein, with translation MGIGWIVSLIVGGIMMVVIIVIAISLERKYIVRENGKINYKKTTIFLRWNVFDTLTIVLSIYTILCVQSLNMLVSSGQTVENPYVQFFTNQSQVWVTVDILYLVFRVSNTMKSIKAHWGDELDDEQ, from the coding sequence ATGGGAATTGGATGGATTGTGTCTCTTATTGTTGGAGGCATCATGATGGTAGTAATCATAGTGATTGCTATTTCACTAGAACGAAAATATATTGTACGTGAGAATGGGAAAATTAACTATAAAAAAACAACTATTTTTTTACGCTGGAATGTGTTTGATACATTAACGATTGTCTTATCTATTTATACGATACTTTGTGTGCAGTCACTAAACATGCTCGTGTCTTCTGGTCAAACAGTCGAAAATCCTTATGTACAATTTTTTACAAATCAATCACAGGTATGGGTTACAGTTGACATCCTTTATTTAGTATTTCGGGTTTCAAATACGATGAAGTCCATTAAGGCTCATTGGGGGGATGAGCTAGATGATGAGCAATGA
- a CDS encoding sensor domain-containing diguanylate cyclase, which yields MRVFRNIPQPNKIRGQLHRALILITFIIGLCIFIPTLFIEFRQTIQHQNEEMVNYLNAQTYFFESWLTERSSDIHTIANLDFVKGYHYEKAQAFFQDFKDKTDFTDLIFVNKDGIVQFDTVTELTTNGTGINVQNREYFQVAKKTQQPYITDIFISKVTNQPIVAFASPILNEQQEFNGVVFGTVNVQVINQYLHESRVGFLGHAYIMNQNGMMLTELNVRNNDSSSEQFIVDEHILDFVVNNTANDLHVYKDMNGKWVFAKSKPINQGKWFIISEIALFDALKPLIIRFLLIAICIVIGSFFTIRVMLQLSKKIEEPIQQLLTGVGKVQQGNYDYQINEHQLAPYAQEFQELCSSFNDMSTKVRQDTILLKELSITCQLTKLYNRRYLIEQGELVFEKCLEDENACSCIAIDIDFFKKVNDTYGHLIGDEVLKHVANIISNSVRRVDLITRYGGEEFVILSPDTTIESAIKIAERVRENVEANPYTNDHVKINVTVSIGIAEYGRASDVATFYELLDKADQALYMAKESGRNQLRVYDSAKVGTNI from the coding sequence TTGAGGGTTTTTAGAAACATTCCACAGCCAAACAAGATAAGAGGTCAGCTTCATAGGGCACTTATACTCATTACTTTTATCATTGGACTTTGTATATTTATTCCAACGCTTTTCATTGAGTTCCGACAAACTATTCAGCACCAAAATGAAGAGATGGTAAATTATTTAAATGCTCAAACATATTTTTTTGAAAGCTGGTTAACAGAACGTTCCAGTGATATACATACTATTGCTAATTTAGACTTTGTAAAAGGTTACCATTATGAAAAGGCACAAGCTTTTTTTCAAGATTTCAAAGATAAAACAGATTTTACTGACTTGATTTTCGTCAATAAAGATGGCATTGTGCAATTTGATACCGTTACAGAACTTACAACAAATGGGACGGGTATAAATGTACAAAATCGAGAGTATTTTCAGGTTGCAAAAAAAACACAACAACCCTACATCACAGATATTTTTATCAGTAAGGTTACCAATCAGCCAATTGTTGCATTTGCCTCACCTATTTTAAATGAGCAGCAAGAGTTTAATGGCGTAGTTTTTGGAACCGTGAATGTCCAGGTAATCAACCAGTACCTACATGAATCAAGAGTCGGCTTTCTTGGACATGCCTATATTATGAATCAGAATGGCATGATGCTCACTGAGTTAAATGTGAGAAACAATGATAGCTCATCTGAACAATTTATAGTGGATGAGCATATTCTTGATTTCGTTGTCAATAATACGGCAAATGACCTTCATGTTTATAAAGATATGAACGGTAAATGGGTGTTTGCGAAAAGTAAGCCAATCAATCAAGGAAAATGGTTTATTATTTCAGAAATTGCTTTATTCGATGCATTAAAACCACTTATTATTCGATTTCTTCTTATAGCCATTTGTATTGTCATAGGGTCTTTCTTTACTATTAGAGTTATGCTTCAGCTTTCAAAAAAAATTGAAGAACCCATTCAACAGCTTCTGACAGGTGTTGGAAAGGTACAGCAAGGAAATTATGATTATCAAATAAATGAACACCAGCTAGCACCTTATGCACAGGAATTTCAGGAGCTTTGTTCATCCTTTAATGATATGAGCACCAAGGTCAGACAGGATACAATTTTATTGAAGGAATTATCGATAACCTGTCAGCTCACAAAGCTCTATAACCGTCGTTATTTAATTGAGCAGGGAGAGCTTGTTTTTGAGAAATGTTTAGAAGATGAAAATGCATGTTCATGTATAGCCATTGATATTGATTTTTTCAAAAAGGTTAATGATACTTATGGACATTTAATTGGTGATGAGGTGTTAAAGCATGTGGCGAACATCATTTCTAATTCTGTACGACGAGTGGATTTAATCACAAGGTATGGGGGAGAGGAGTTTGTTATTTTATCTCCAGATACAACAATAGAAAGTGCCATAAAAATAGCAGAAAGGGTTCGTGAAAATGTAGAAGCGAATCCATACACAAATGATCATGTAAAGATCAATGTAACAGTGAGTATTGGCATAGCAGAATATGGTCGAGCCAGCGATGTTGCTACATTTTATGAGCTACTTGATAAGGCTGATCAAGCACTTTATATGGCCAAGGAAAGTGGTAGAAATCAACTTAGAGTGTATGATAGCGCTAAAGTAGGTACAAACATTTAA
- a CDS encoding SDR family oxidoreductase, whose amino-acid sequence MSKVHEVLQNKVAVVTGGSGVLCSEMAKELAKQGMRVAILNRTAQKGEAVVQSIKENGGEAINFSVDVLNKESLIAARQAILQQYGQIDVLINGAGGNHSDAITADEVYKEESTTPNFFELTPNGFESVFSNNFTGTFLAAQVFGEALLKTKGTIINISSMSSYAPMTKVPAYSAAKAAINNFTQWMAVHFAEAGLRVNAIAPGFFITEQNRNLLLADDGSLTARSEKIITATPQKRFGKPQDLLGTLLFLADDTYSAFVTGVTIPVDGGFMAYSGV is encoded by the coding sequence GTGAGTAAGGTGCATGAGGTATTACAAAATAAAGTAGCCGTTGTAACAGGTGGTAGTGGTGTTCTTTGTTCTGAGATGGCAAAGGAATTGGCCAAGCAAGGAATGCGAGTAGCTATTTTAAATCGTACAGCACAAAAAGGAGAAGCAGTCGTCCAATCGATTAAAGAAAATGGTGGGGAAGCGATTAATTTTTCTGTGGATGTTTTAAATAAAGAGTCATTAATAGCAGCGAGACAAGCAATTTTACAGCAATATGGTCAGATTGATGTGCTTATTAATGGAGCGGGCGGCAATCATTCAGATGCCATTACTGCTGATGAAGTATATAAAGAAGAATCAACTACACCAAATTTCTTTGAATTAACGCCAAACGGTTTTGAAAGCGTATTCTCGAATAATTTTACAGGAACATTTTTAGCTGCCCAAGTTTTTGGCGAAGCATTGCTGAAAACGAAGGGGACGATTATTAATATTTCATCCATGAGTTCCTATGCCCCTATGACAAAAGTGCCTGCATATAGCGCGGCAAAGGCAGCGATTAATAACTTCACACAATGGATGGCTGTGCATTTTGCAGAAGCAGGTTTACGTGTTAATGCCATTGCACCTGGATTTTTTATTACCGAACAAAACCGTAATCTTTTGCTGGCAGACGATGGCTCACTAACAGCACGTTCAGAAAAAATCATTACAGCTACACCACAAAAGCGTTTTGGAAAACCACAAGATTTATTAGGGACATTATTATTTTTAGCTGATGATACATACTCAGCATTTGTCACTGGCGTAACGATTCCTGTTGATGGTGGATTTATGGCTTACTCCGGCGTTTAA
- a CDS encoding ATP-binding cassette domain-containing protein, translating into MELIVKDIVKKFNGVNVLDGVSTTFKWGNCYLLLGQNGAGKSTLSKCIAGDLKSDEGSMQIHGSSVNVHEQVALQYQFFSSYQHLKIREVIALFATLTNNRIDLGELYEILGLSTYDHILMKNASGGQRKAVSIYLSFLLNKPIIILDEPFADLDLTKKKQLMFYLQQEISQRNKLLIIISHEVAGLEPLFDYIVILKEGKIIENATQDELYHKYTDARLPGIEGLYYEATGQILGGKAG; encoded by the coding sequence TTGGAACTAATTGTTAAGGATATTGTGAAAAAATTTAATGGTGTAAATGTACTGGACGGTGTATCAACTACATTTAAATGGGGCAATTGCTATTTATTGCTAGGCCAAAATGGTGCCGGAAAATCTACATTATCAAAGTGTATAGCAGGTGATCTAAAATCAGATGAGGGTTCTATGCAAATCCATGGTTCGTCGGTTAATGTACATGAGCAGGTAGCGTTGCAATATCAATTTTTTTCAAGCTATCAGCATCTTAAAATTCGCGAAGTGATTGCTCTTTTTGCTACATTGACGAACAACAGGATTGATTTGGGTGAGCTATATGAAATATTAGGGTTATCAACATATGATCATATTTTGATGAAAAATGCGTCAGGCGGTCAGCGAAAAGCAGTATCGATCTACCTTTCTTTCTTATTAAATAAACCTATTATCATATTAGATGAGCCATTTGCAGATTTAGATTTAACAAAGAAAAAGCAATTGATGTTTTACCTACAGCAGGAAATTAGTCAGCGTAATAAATTGCTCATTATTATTAGTCATGAGGTGGCAGGATTAGAGCCATTATTTGATTATATTGTTATCCTAAAAGAGGGTAAAATTATTGAAAATGCTACACAAGATGAGCTCTATCATAAATATACTGACGCAAGATTACCAGGAATTGAAGGTCTTTATTACGAAGCGACAGGTCAAATTTTAGGAGGAAAAGCAGGATGA
- a CDS encoding sugar kinase, whose protein sequence is MRNKRIATIGDAMVVFNPSKTGPLRFVPSFERAVGGAELNFAIGVTRLDMEAKWISCIGDDEFGKLIYNFARGEGIDVSHVLRTPHIPTSIYFKEIREDGAGKSFYYRNPSPLLELTEDRIDESVLDDVDLLHISGVYLAVCKHNIQVALKLIALAQEKNIPISFDPNLRLKLWTIEDARAVYEKVYPSINLLLTGQDEFELLFEGRTVKDVQESYKIDEIIVKKGEQGATVNTATERYDREAFSIRAIDTVGAGDAFDAAYVYSYLNGYDIPERLRLANGAGALVAMIKGDNEGLPSLQELRQFIGDEKLIER, encoded by the coding sequence TTGAGAAATAAACGAATAGCAACGATTGGGGATGCAATGGTCGTTTTTAATCCATCTAAGACAGGTCCTCTACGTTTCGTTCCTTCCTTTGAGCGAGCTGTGGGTGGTGCAGAATTAAATTTTGCAATAGGTGTTACACGTTTAGATATGGAAGCAAAATGGATTAGTTGTATTGGAGACGATGAATTTGGCAAGTTAATTTATAACTTTGCGCGTGGTGAAGGGATTGATGTATCACATGTCTTACGAACACCACATATTCCAACGTCTATCTACTTCAAGGAAATTCGAGAAGATGGGGCAGGTAAATCGTTTTATTACCGCAACCCATCACCTTTACTTGAGCTGACAGAAGATCGAATTGATGAGTCAGTGCTCGATGATGTGGATTTATTACATATTAGCGGCGTGTATTTAGCAGTATGTAAACATAACATTCAAGTTGCATTGAAATTGATTGCTTTAGCACAAGAAAAAAATATTCCTATATCCTTTGATCCAAATTTACGTTTAAAACTATGGACTATCGAAGATGCCCGAGCTGTATACGAAAAAGTGTATCCATCTATTAATCTTCTTTTAACAGGACAGGATGAATTTGAACTTTTATTTGAAGGGCGTACAGTTAAAGACGTTCAAGAGAGTTATAAAATAGACGAAATTATTGTGAAAAAAGGTGAACAAGGCGCCACTGTTAATACAGCTACTGAACGGTATGATCGAGAAGCTTTTTCCATTCGTGCCATTGATACTGTTGGAGCAGGAGATGCATTTGATGCAGCGTATGTCTATAGCTATTTAAATGGTTACGATATCCCAGAACGCCTCCGTTTAGCCAATGGTGCAGGGGCATTGGTAGCAATGATTAAGGGAGACAATGAAGGGCTCCCATCCTTGCAAGAATTAAGGCAATTTATTGGCGATGAAAAACTAATTGAGCGTTAG